In a genomic window of Polycladomyces abyssicola:
- a CDS encoding VOC family protein, with protein MIYEMTVQVRVTDIKEGQKWYQTLLNKKPDFIPHEGFAEWELISGCWLQVAEGVPTEGSGPIRLGVTDIEAERDRIKKN; from the coding sequence TTGATTTATGAAATGACTGTTCAAGTTCGTGTTACGGACATAAAAGAAGGTCAAAAGTGGTATCAAACATTACTTAATAAAAAACCTGATTTCATACCACACGAAGGATTTGCAGAGTGGGAGCTTATTTCTGGGTGTTGGTTACAAGTGGCTGAAGGAGTACCAACAGAAGGTAGTGGACCAATCCGTTTAGGTGTTACGGATATAGAAGCCGAGCGGGATAGGATAAAAAAGAATTAA
- a CDS encoding LPXTG cell wall anchor domain-containing protein has translation MPKTATTYPTGTMAGLALLAVGLALLKVRRTD, from the coding sequence CTGCCGAAAACGGCTACCACCTACCCGACCGGTACCATGGCCGGTCTTGCGCTCTTAGCTGTCGGTCTGGCTCTGCTGAAAGTTCGCCGCACCGACTGA
- a CDS encoding aldo/keto reductase: MKKALEKREIPRMGTSVTFLGFGALEIGRDWGLGDGRERQRPDEKQAGKVLHTVLDLGINLIDTASAYHRSEERIGKFLSSRRHEFILATKCGEHSNEPDTYYDFSYRAVKESIDRSLKRLQTDVIDIMQIHFGPNSEQVIEEGETLAAMKDAQKEGKIRYLGASIDGELATLLIESGEFDVMQLGYNLLDQTNEKNIALCLEKGIGVFIRSGLAAGLLSSRVLPHLNEEFTHKKKVLALLELVGGDGDKLTALALQFLYRNPGINSVLVGTKQPERIQQNIDLLEQEISDDLIQKALEIVNE, translated from the coding sequence ATGAAGAAAGCATTGGAAAAAAGAGAAATTCCGCGGATGGGCACATCGGTTACCTTCTTAGGCTTCGGCGCTTTGGAAATCGGGCGAGACTGGGGACTGGGGGACGGCCGGGAAAGGCAAAGGCCTGATGAAAAACAAGCGGGAAAAGTGCTTCATACCGTTCTGGACTTGGGGATCAATCTCATCGATACGGCCAGTGCTTACCATCGTAGTGAAGAGCGAATCGGCAAATTTTTGTCCTCCCGTCGCCATGAATTCATTCTTGCCACCAAATGTGGAGAACACAGCAATGAACCGGATACGTATTACGATTTTTCTTACCGAGCGGTTAAAGAATCGATCGATCGCAGCTTAAAGCGGCTGCAAACGGATGTGATCGACATCATGCAAATCCACTTTGGGCCTAATTCGGAACAAGTAATCGAAGAAGGGGAAACGCTGGCCGCAATGAAAGATGCGCAAAAGGAAGGGAAAATCCGCTACCTTGGCGCTTCGATCGATGGGGAATTGGCCACCCTCTTGATCGAATCGGGAGAATTTGACGTGATGCAATTGGGATATAACCTGCTAGATCAAACAAATGAAAAAAACATCGCCCTTTGCCTTGAAAAAGGAATCGGCGTATTTATTCGTTCTGGGCTCGCTGCTGGATTGCTATCCTCACGAGTGTTGCCGCATCTGAATGAAGAGTTTACGCACAAGAAAAAAGTGCTCGCCCTTTTGGAACTAGTCGGAGGGGACGGTGACAAATTAACTGCCCTGGCGCTTCAATTCCTGTACCGGAATCCGGGGATTAACTCCGTTTTGGTTGGTACCAAACAGCCGGAACGGATCCAGCAAAACATCGATCTGTTGGAACAGGAGATTTCCGACGATCTGATACAGAAAGCGCTGGAAATTGTAAACGAGTAA
- a CDS encoding VOC family protein, translated as MSADFVILRVNDYRKAQQWYQEKLGLTSTFDENEKYVVLDLAGTSLTLHELSDQENKVGKEWSSTYPILYTNEIEQAHQYLGEQQVEVEPIQEAGNVRFFGFYDLDANRLEVCCY; from the coding sequence ATCTCTGCTGATTTCGTCATTTTAAGGGTGAATGATTATCGAAAAGCACAACAATGGTATCAAGAGAAATTGGGGCTTACCTCCACTTTTGATGAAAATGAAAAGTATGTCGTATTAGATCTTGCTGGTACGTCTCTTACCTTACATGAGCTTTCTGATCAAGAAAACAAAGTGGGAAAAGAGTGGTCGAGCACTTACCCAATCCTATATACGAATGAGATCGAACAAGCTCATCAATATTTGGGGGAACAACAAGTAGAGGTAGAACCAATCCAGGAAGCAGGTAATGTACGCTTCTTCGGTTTCTACGATCTTGATGCCAATCGGTTAGAAGTCTGCTGTTATTAA
- a CDS encoding ABC transporter substrate-binding protein — protein MVACNQQTATAPKSDAQKVNQVEIFSWWTGAGEEDGLKALIKLFKEKNPDIEVINAAVAGGAGTNAKTVLATRMQGNDPPDTFQVHGGAELNDSWVAAGKMEPLNDFYKQQGWTDKFPPALINLVSKGGNIYSVPVDIHRGNVLWYNKKIFDQYGLKPPTTFDEFFKVADTLKAKGITPLALGDKEPWTATQLFENILLGTLGPNDYDKLWNGQLSFEDPRIKQALATFKKMLTYVNQDHAARNWQDGVQLVGKGEAAMNVMGDWAKGYLTNDLKLKPKQDFGWAPFPGTNGTFVIITDTFGLPKGIKHPEATKKFLAVLGSVEGQDAFNPLKGSIPARLDADPKKYDVYGQQTMKDFKNSKLVPSLAHGSAAPEGFVTQFNQLINTFVTQGNIDLAIQMMKQDATANLGVK, from the coding sequence ATGGTGGCTTGCAATCAACAAACAGCAACCGCTCCCAAGTCGGATGCCCAAAAGGTAAACCAGGTCGAAATCTTCAGTTGGTGGACGGGTGCCGGAGAAGAAGACGGACTGAAAGCATTGATCAAGCTTTTTAAAGAAAAAAATCCCGACATTGAAGTCATTAACGCTGCCGTGGCCGGCGGCGCCGGTACCAACGCCAAAACGGTGTTGGCCACGAGAATGCAAGGAAACGATCCTCCGGATACCTTCCAAGTGCACGGGGGAGCCGAACTGAATGACAGTTGGGTCGCGGCCGGAAAAATGGAACCCTTAAACGATTTTTACAAACAACAAGGCTGGACAGACAAATTTCCCCCTGCCCTAATCAACCTTGTCAGCAAAGGCGGCAACATCTATTCCGTCCCAGTGGACATCCATCGCGGCAATGTGTTGTGGTACAACAAAAAAATCTTTGACCAATATGGTTTAAAACCCCCCACCACATTTGATGAATTTTTCAAAGTGGCGGATACCTTGAAAGCGAAAGGGATCACTCCTTTGGCACTGGGAGACAAGGAACCTTGGACCGCTACCCAACTCTTTGAAAATATTCTCCTTGGTACCTTGGGTCCCAACGACTACGATAAATTATGGAATGGCCAACTTTCCTTTGAAGACCCACGCATCAAACAAGCGCTTGCCACCTTCAAAAAAATGTTGACTTACGTGAACCAGGACCATGCCGCGCGTAACTGGCAAGATGGCGTTCAATTGGTCGGAAAAGGAGAGGCCGCCATGAACGTCATGGGGGATTGGGCCAAAGGATATTTGACCAATGATCTGAAACTGAAGCCAAAGCAAGATTTTGGCTGGGCTCCCTTCCCGGGCACGAACGGCACCTTTGTCATCATCACTGACACCTTCGGCTTACCCAAAGGGATTAAACACCCCGAGGCAACCAAAAAGTTCTTGGCCGTGCTCGGCTCGGTGGAAGGGCAAGATGCATTCAACCCGCTCAAAGGCTCCATCCCGGCCCGGTTGGATGCCGATCCGAAAAAATATGATGTCTATGGTCAACAAACCATGAAGGATTTCAAAAACTCCAAATTGGTTCCAAGTTTGGCACATGGCTCTGCCGCTCCGGAAGGATTTGTCACTCAATTCAACCAATTGATCAACACCTTTGTCACGCAAGGGAACATCGATCTCGCCATTCAAATGATGAAGCAAGATGCCACGGCCAACCTGGGAGTGAAATAA
- the asnS gene encoding asparagine--tRNA ligase — MVLTMIRDIAAHVGKEVKLGGWLYNKRSSGKIQFLQIRDGSGFIQGVLVKSQVSPEVWENANRLTQESSLYVRGTVRQDDRAPSGYELDVTDIEIIQVADEYPIALKEHGVEFLMDHRHLWIRSPRQQAILRIRAEIIRAIQDYLNRNGFTLVDPPILTPSSCEGTTTLFHTKYFDEDAYLTQSGQLYMEAAAMALGRVYSFGPTFRAEKSKTRRHLIEFWMIEPEMAFVDHEGNMKIQEELVSHVVQHVLNHCRQELETIGRDIAPLERVKPPFPRITYDEAVELLNKEGFEFEWGEDFGAPHETKIAESFDRPVFITHYPTEIKAFYMKPDPNRPEVVLGADLIAPEGYGEIIGGSQRIDDPQLLEQRFQEHKLPREAYQWYMDLRKYGTVPHSGFGLGLERTVAWICGLDHVRETIPFPRMLNRLYP, encoded by the coding sequence ATGGTGTTAACCATGATTCGGGATATCGCCGCCCATGTCGGAAAAGAAGTGAAGTTGGGCGGATGGCTTTATAATAAGCGGTCCAGCGGTAAAATTCAGTTTCTGCAGATTCGTGACGGTTCCGGTTTTATTCAAGGCGTTTTGGTAAAAAGCCAAGTCTCCCCGGAAGTGTGGGAGAATGCGAACCGGTTGACACAGGAGAGTTCCTTGTACGTGCGGGGGACGGTTCGCCAAGACGACCGGGCTCCCAGCGGATACGAGTTGGATGTGACCGACATCGAGATCATCCAGGTGGCGGATGAGTATCCGATCGCCCTGAAGGAACACGGAGTCGAATTCCTGATGGACCATCGCCATCTGTGGATTCGCTCTCCGCGGCAACAAGCGATTCTGCGGATTCGTGCGGAAATCATCCGTGCGATTCAGGACTATCTGAACCGCAACGGATTTACACTGGTAGATCCGCCAATCCTGACACCGTCTTCCTGCGAAGGTACGACCACGCTGTTCCACACCAAATATTTCGATGAAGATGCCTATTTGACGCAGAGTGGACAGCTGTACATGGAAGCGGCCGCGATGGCGCTGGGACGGGTGTATTCATTCGGCCCAACATTCCGCGCGGAAAAATCCAAAACACGGCGCCACCTGATTGAGTTTTGGATGATCGAACCGGAAATGGCGTTCGTTGACCACGAAGGGAACATGAAGATCCAGGAGGAGTTGGTTTCCCACGTGGTTCAGCACGTTCTAAACCATTGTCGGCAGGAATTGGAAACCATCGGTCGCGACATCGCGCCTTTGGAAAGAGTGAAACCGCCGTTCCCGAGGATTACTTACGATGAAGCGGTGGAATTGTTAAATAAAGAAGGATTTGAGTTTGAGTGGGGCGAAGATTTCGGAGCGCCCCATGAAACCAAAATCGCCGAGAGTTTCGATCGACCGGTGTTCATCACCCACTATCCCACGGAGATCAAAGCGTTTTACATGAAACCTGATCCCAACCGGCCGGAAGTAGTGCTGGGAGCGGACTTGATCGCACCGGAAGGATATGGGGAAATCATCGGAGGCAGTCAGCGGATCGACGATCCCCAACTGCTGGAACAGCGATTCCAAGAACACAAATTGCCACGTGAGGCGTACCAATGGTACATGGATCTTCGCAAATACGGCACCGTCCCGCATTCGGGATTCGGTCTCGGATTGGAACGGACGGTAGCCTGGATTTGCGGTTTGGATCATGTTCGTGAAACGATTCCATTCCCGCGGATGTTGAACCGATTGTATCCGTAA
- the dhaM gene encoding dihydroxyacetone kinase phosphoryl donor subunit DhaM: protein MEYVGIVLVSHSHELVKGLKQLLSQLNPHVPIALAGGTDEVEIGTSVDKIQNAIQSVYSDKGVVVFFDLGSALINTELALERLAEDNITKVHIADAPLVEGAYVAVVESGCGSNLEKVINVTTEAKSLTKI from the coding sequence ATGGAATATGTGGGGATTGTCCTTGTTTCACACAGCCATGAATTAGTCAAGGGATTAAAACAACTGCTTTCCCAATTGAATCCTCATGTTCCGATTGCCTTAGCAGGGGGAACGGATGAGGTTGAAATTGGTACAAGTGTAGATAAGATCCAAAACGCAATACAATCTGTTTACTCCGATAAAGGAGTAGTTGTCTTTTTTGACCTTGGCAGCGCTTTAATCAATACCGAATTAGCGTTAGAGCGGCTAGCGGAAGATAACATCACGAAGGTTCATATTGCGGATGCTCCATTGGTGGAAGGGGCTTATGTGGCAGTCGTGGAGTCTGGATGTGGCAGTAACTTGGAAAAAGTGATCAACGTAACAACTGAGGCGAAATCACTGACGAAAATATAA
- a CDS encoding carbohydrate ABC transporter permease, with amino-acid sequence MAQASPFTTPQTHPKKRSGRNREKWIAFLFLLPSILAIAIFVYGFIGWTGYISLSKWNTFVQDLTFSGLGNYRFLFNDFRFQSDLRNTIIFTVLFTLLCIGLGLFLAVLLDQKIKWEGLFRNIFIFPMALSFIVTGVVWQWIFNPSTGINLILKKIGITDPPLWYVQTRVVLPLHIGQIQFGVPMALIAVVIAAVWQLSGFTMAMYLSGLRSIPDELKEAARVDGATEWQTFRYILLPQLKPITFSAVVILGHISLKIFDLIYAMTGPGAAFVTDMPGLYMVETTFKGSHYAQGASIAIIMLLLVSLLIVPYLIFTFRKEETA; translated from the coding sequence ATGGCTCAAGCATCTCCATTCACGACACCCCAAACCCACCCGAAAAAAAGAAGCGGACGAAATCGCGAAAAGTGGATCGCCTTCCTGTTTCTTTTGCCCTCGATCCTAGCCATCGCCATTTTTGTCTACGGTTTTATCGGTTGGACCGGCTACATTTCTCTGAGCAAATGGAACACCTTTGTCCAAGATCTCACCTTTAGCGGCCTGGGCAACTACCGGTTCCTGTTCAACGACTTCCGTTTTCAGTCAGACCTGCGAAACACGATCATCTTTACCGTTTTGTTCACTCTCCTTTGTATTGGATTGGGGCTGTTTCTCGCTGTTTTGTTGGATCAAAAAATCAAATGGGAAGGTCTGTTTCGCAACATTTTCATTTTCCCGATGGCTTTATCGTTCATCGTGACCGGCGTTGTTTGGCAGTGGATCTTTAATCCGAGCACCGGCATCAACTTGATTTTGAAAAAAATCGGAATCACCGATCCGCCACTTTGGTATGTCCAGACCAGAGTGGTCCTCCCTCTACATATTGGACAAATCCAGTTCGGGGTCCCAATGGCATTGATCGCCGTTGTGATCGCAGCGGTTTGGCAGTTATCCGGCTTCACCATGGCCATGTATCTGTCCGGCCTCCGCTCCATCCCAGATGAATTAAAAGAAGCGGCGCGGGTGGACGGGGCCACTGAATGGCAAACCTTCCGCTATATCCTATTGCCGCAACTCAAACCGATTACGTTTAGCGCCGTCGTCATCTTGGGCCACATTTCACTCAAAATTTTTGACCTGATTTACGCGATGACCGGACCCGGTGCCGCTTTCGTCACCGACATGCCGGGCCTTTACATGGTGGAAACAACGTTTAAAGGGAGCCATTATGCACAAGGGGCTAGCATTGCCATCATCATGTTGCTACTTGTTTCTCTCCTGATCGTTCCCTATCTGATCTTTACCTTCAGAAAGGAGGAAACCGCATGA
- a CDS encoding glycosyltransferase family 4 protein translates to MSDRVMTNSHFMAQWLYRLFPRLADKVTVVPLGVNLERFPAIGDPDVLRQRIEHRKTMGLEEKKVLLYVGRVIQQKGLHFLLHALPMIREKHPDTVLVIVGSSRYGRHVETTYAKRFRHRSAH, encoded by the coding sequence TTGTCGGACCGGGTGATGACGAACAGCCACTTCATGGCCCAATGGTTGTACCGGCTATTTCCACGATTGGCAGACAAGGTGACGGTTGTGCCGCTGGGCGTCAATCTGGAGCGATTCCCTGCCATCGGTGACCCTGATGTACTGCGCCAACGCATCGAGCACCGAAAAACGATGGGTCTAGAAGAGAAAAAGGTGCTTTTATATGTTGGCAGGGTGATCCAACAAAAAGGTCTGCACTTTTTGCTCCACGCTTTACCGATGATTCGGGAAAAACATCCGGATACCGTATTGGTGATCGTCGGCAGCAGCCGCTATGGCCGTCATGTGGAAACAACCTATGCAAAGAGATTCAGGCACAGATCCGCTCATTGA
- a CDS encoding ammonium transporter has translation MSVPLLLDTVWVLLAAILVIFMQVGFALLEAGSAHLKHAGHIACKQLISFAVASLFFWAFGYAVTFGAGNDWFGTSGWFLALPDDKGKIPLEVLYLFQLSFAAVSLAIAWGGFAERAKLIVYLLFGALYTSIVYPVVGHWIWGGGWLSKLGAQDFAGSTVVHLQGGIAALIATLLLKPRIGKYGPDGKPKTMQGHNPVFITVGAMIIWLGWFGFNAGSTLGTKDGFFGYVALTTNLAAAAGVLSAWLAVYTMNKKAEIPSIANGALAALVAITAACAFVEPWAAVVIGAVAGAMSVWTAAVLERMGVDDPIGAFSVHGLAGVWGTLSTGFFAAPHLVEYTGIGRPGLFYGGGWTQLGVQALSVLVAAVYVAVVSWAIMWVMDKLFGLRISQEEEIKGLDWSEHGIEPEVVTQDAPTAGKPAAALRASAAGEAI, from the coding sequence ATGTCGGTACCTTTGTTGTTGGATACAGTGTGGGTGTTGTTGGCTGCAATCTTGGTTATTTTTATGCAAGTTGGATTTGCGCTGTTAGAGGCAGGTTCTGCTCATTTGAAACATGCGGGGCATATCGCCTGCAAACAATTGATCAGTTTTGCCGTGGCTTCGTTGTTCTTTTGGGCTTTCGGCTATGCAGTGACATTCGGAGCCGGCAATGATTGGTTCGGCACAAGCGGTTGGTTCCTGGCACTGCCTGATGATAAAGGAAAGATCCCCTTGGAGGTTCTTTACCTGTTTCAGCTTTCTTTCGCTGCAGTGTCACTCGCTATCGCATGGGGAGGATTTGCCGAGCGGGCTAAATTGATCGTGTATCTCTTGTTCGGCGCACTTTATACCTCCATCGTTTACCCTGTGGTCGGGCACTGGATTTGGGGCGGCGGTTGGTTGAGCAAGCTCGGGGCACAAGATTTCGCAGGCTCGACGGTGGTTCATCTGCAAGGCGGGATCGCTGCTCTGATCGCCACACTGTTGCTCAAACCGCGGATCGGCAAATACGGGCCGGACGGCAAACCCAAAACGATGCAGGGACACAATCCCGTTTTCATCACGGTGGGAGCCATGATCATCTGGTTGGGTTGGTTTGGTTTCAACGCGGGGAGCACGTTGGGGACGAAAGACGGATTTTTCGGCTATGTGGCTTTGACGACCAACTTGGCGGCCGCTGCGGGGGTTTTGAGCGCTTGGCTCGCAGTCTATACGATGAACAAAAAAGCAGAGATTCCGTCTATCGCCAACGGTGCGTTGGCAGCATTGGTGGCCATCACGGCAGCATGTGCGTTTGTTGAGCCATGGGCGGCCGTGGTGATCGGGGCCGTTGCGGGTGCGATGAGTGTGTGGACGGCGGCTGTGCTCGAGCGGATGGGGGTCGACGATCCGATCGGAGCATTTTCCGTGCACGGTTTGGCTGGAGTCTGGGGCACTCTCTCCACCGGTTTCTTCGCTGCACCACATTTGGTGGAGTACACCGGTATTGGACGTCCGGGGCTGTTTTACGGCGGCGGATGGACCCAATTGGGTGTGCAAGCACTGAGCGTGTTGGTGGCGGCGGTGTACGTGGCTGTGGTCTCCTGGGCGATTATGTGGGTGATGGATAAACTGTTTGGCCTGCGCATCAGCCAGGAAGAGGAAATCAAAGGTTTGGACTGGAGCGAGCACGGCATTGAGCCTGAAGTCGTAACGCAAGATGCACCCACTGCGGGCAAACCTGCTGCAGCGCTCCGGGCTTCCGCAGCTGGGGAGGCGATTTGA
- a CDS encoding carbohydrate ABC transporter permease, producing the protein MTLSRTGQIILYAILIILALLFLTPIYIMVITSIKPINEATLSGMWKLPSHVDLESYQIAFEKLSPNILNSFYLVIPATILSAVLGSLNGYILSKWRFPGSNILFTLILFGMFIPYQSILIPLIQFLQKIQLYNTIPGLILVHVVYGIPITTLIFRNFYANIPTEMIEAAKIDGNGIWGIYQRIILPLSIPGFVVVGIWQFTQIWNEFLFAVTITNTSQQPIMVALQNLSGSQIIQWNIQMAGALLAALPTLIVYIFLGKYFIRGLLAGSLKG; encoded by the coding sequence ATGACCCTCTCCCGCACAGGTCAAATCATCCTTTATGCAATCCTCATCATTCTGGCCCTGCTTTTCCTCACGCCCATCTATATTATGGTTATTACCAGTATCAAGCCGATCAATGAAGCTACTTTATCCGGGATGTGGAAGCTTCCCAGCCACGTGGATTTGGAAAGTTACCAGATCGCCTTTGAGAAACTGTCTCCCAACATCCTAAACAGTTTTTATCTGGTCATTCCGGCCACCATCCTTTCCGCGGTTTTGGGTTCACTGAACGGCTATATCCTTTCCAAATGGCGCTTTCCCGGCTCCAATATCCTTTTCACCTTGATTTTGTTTGGCATGTTCATACCATACCAGAGCATCTTGATCCCACTCATCCAGTTTTTGCAAAAAATCCAGCTTTACAATACCATTCCCGGACTGATTCTCGTACACGTCGTTTACGGAATTCCGATCACCACCCTAATTTTCCGCAATTTCTACGCCAACATTCCGACGGAAATGATCGAAGCAGCCAAAATCGACGGCAATGGCATTTGGGGCATCTATCAGCGGATCATCCTGCCCCTGTCGATTCCGGGGTTTGTCGTCGTAGGCATCTGGCAATTCACCCAGATTTGGAATGAATTTTTGTTTGCTGTCACCATCACCAACACCTCGCAACAACCGATCATGGTCGCCTTGCAAAACTTGTCGGGCAGCCAGATCATCCAGTGGAATATCCAGATGGCCGGTGCATTGCTGGCAGCACTCCCGACTTTAATCGTCTACATTTTTCTAGGAAAATATTTCATCCGGGGATTATTGGCCGGATCGCTCAAAGGCTAG
- a CDS encoding NUDIX domain-containing protein has protein sequence MSAPLLWGFPGGKIKPGESAEEALIREIKEEIGCTILVHQLVEDTTNFASHAIIRLRTYQARISDGIPRSIDHGGFRRSTHH, from the coding sequence ATGTCCGCTCCACTTTTGTGGGGGTTTCCCGGTGGAAAAATCAAGCCGGGCGAATCGGCAGAAGAAGCGCTCATCCGGGAAATCAAGGAAGAAATCGGATGCACAATTTTGGTGCATCAATTGGTCGAAGACACTACTAACTTCGCTTCCCATGCCATCATCCGCCTGCGCACCTACCAGGCCCGGATCAGCGACGGAATCCCCCGTTCAATAGATCATGGTGGGTTCCGCAGGTCAACACACCATTAG
- a CDS encoding recombinase family protein — protein MPDGVAELEREIIRERTQAGLAAARARGKLGGRPRVMDERKVKMAQSLL, from the coding sequence TTGCCAGACGGGGTTGCCGAGCTTGAACGGGAGATTATCCGGGAGAGAACGCAGGCTGGCTTGGCTGCGGCTCGTGCAAGAGGGAAATTGGGCGGACGGCCACGGGTGATGGATGAACGGAAAGTGAAAATGGCTCAATCTCTCTTATGA
- a CDS encoding DnaD domain-containing protein: MDRKRSPHTALVQMLQEGSISLPVVLFTQYKRLGLSEGEVMLLIHIMLYQEKEGKSFPTVSELEERMSVSADQVVRWLQSLVRGGFLSIDEEVTENGIRSERYSTMPLLQQLAAAYLEGEVPDMTEEEGEEDAYGRLFQTFEQEFGRPLSPMECETLSQWVDQDGYSVDLILAALREAVFSNKLNFRYIDRILLEWQRNRIRTPEEAIEYAKKFHQKGVLYQSTAPQKKDGFSFYNWVNQN; encoded by the coding sequence ATGGATCGAAAGCGGTCGCCGCACACCGCGCTCGTCCAGATGTTGCAGGAAGGGTCCATTTCTCTACCGGTTGTGTTGTTTACTCAGTACAAGCGGTTGGGCCTTTCCGAAGGGGAAGTAATGCTGCTCATTCACATCATGTTGTATCAGGAAAAGGAAGGGAAGTCCTTCCCAACGGTGAGCGAACTGGAAGAGCGGATGAGTGTGTCGGCAGACCAAGTCGTTCGGTGGCTCCAATCCCTGGTACGCGGTGGCTTTTTATCCATAGACGAAGAAGTGACGGAGAACGGAATTCGCAGTGAACGGTATTCCACGATGCCACTGTTGCAACAATTGGCCGCCGCTTATTTGGAAGGTGAAGTCCCCGATATGACGGAGGAAGAGGGAGAGGAAGACGCTTACGGACGGCTGTTTCAAACGTTTGAGCAAGAGTTCGGGCGTCCGTTGTCACCGATGGAGTGTGAGACATTGTCTCAATGGGTTGACCAAGATGGTTATTCTGTAGACCTGATCTTGGCGGCTTTGCGGGAAGCGGTTTTCAGCAACAAATTGAATTTCCGTTACATTGACCGCATTTTGCTGGAGTGGCAGCGCAATCGTATTCGGACACCCGAAGAAGCAATCGAGTATGCAAAAAAGTTTCACCAAAAGGGAGTTCTGTACCAATCAACGGCTCCTCAAAAAAAGGATGGGTTTTCTTTTTACAACTGGGTGAACCAGAATTAA
- a CDS encoding acyl-CoA thioesterase yields MASASRTVKTLLVLPSDTNSYGTIFGRQVLALIDEVAAIAAMRHCKQLVVTASIDSVDFLNTARLGDILTVEAFVTWTGNASMEVYAEVVPENRTGEKNLTTTSFVTMVAIDKEGKPVAVPSVIPETDKEKRLHQSAVQRRQLRVERRKRQEGLH; encoded by the coding sequence GTGGCGAGCGCATCGAGAACGGTGAAAACGCTGTTGGTTCTGCCCAGTGATACCAATTCCTATGGTACCATTTTCGGGAGACAGGTATTGGCGTTGATCGATGAAGTGGCCGCCATTGCAGCGATGAGACATTGCAAACAACTGGTAGTGACTGCGTCGATCGACTCGGTGGATTTCTTAAATACGGCGCGTTTGGGTGACATTTTGACAGTGGAAGCGTTTGTAACCTGGACGGGAAACGCCTCGATGGAAGTATATGCGGAAGTCGTTCCCGAGAATCGGACCGGAGAGAAGAACCTGACCACCACTTCTTTTGTCACCATGGTGGCGATCGACAAAGAAGGAAAACCCGTGGCAGTGCCATCCGTTATACCGGAAACGGACAAAGAAAAGCGTCTTCACCAATCCGCTGTGCAACGCCGGCAACTGCGGGTCGAGCGAAGAAAGAGGCAGGAGGGTTTACATTAG
- a CDS encoding glycosyltransferase family 4 protein, translated as MKGVYWIPHVPHTEVPRYYQMADVLVTPSIGPEAFCLVNVEGMATDLPVVSVKTGGIPEVLEDGVSGVLVTKVYLIKRLANACIDLFDDPQRMRELGLVARMHVETYYRWELVAKRFHNVYQQLMRQTTINATG; from the coding sequence TTGAAAGGGGTTTATTGGATTCCCCATGTCCCGCATACGGAAGTCCCACGATATTATCAGATGGCCGATGTATTGGTCACTCCGTCCATCGGACCGGAAGCGTTTTGTTTGGTCAATGTGGAAGGGATGGCAACCGATTTGCCTGTGGTGTCGGTTAAAACGGGTGGGATTCCAGAGGTGTTGGAGGACGGCGTATCCGGTGTTCTCGTCACCAAAGTTTATCTGATCAAACGTTTGGCCAACGCTTGCATCGATCTGTTTGATGATCCGCAGAGAATGAGGGAATTGGGTCTGGTTGCCCGAATGCACGTAGAAACCTACTACCGATGGGAATTGGTTGCCAAGCGGTTTCACAACGTTTACCAACAACTGATGCGACAAACGACCATCAATGCAACCGGATGA